The candidate division KSB1 bacterium genome contains the following window.
CAAAACTGCCTCCGGAGCCAATCGCGAGAATATTATCATCAGGCTCGATAATGTCACCGGTTCCGGAAATTAAGAACATGCTTTCCTTATCGATAACCACAAGTTGGGCTTCAAGTCCGCGTAGATATTTATCGGTTCGCCACTCTTTGGCCAATTCGACGGCAGAACGGCTCAGATTTCCGCTGTATTGGTCCAAGCGTTTCTCAAATCTTTCGAAAAGTGTGAAGGCGTCTGCGGATGCTCCGGCAAAACCCGCCAAGACAGAATTATCATAAAGCCTGCGGATTTTTTTTGCCTTTAGCTTTAGGATTGCATCACCAAAGGTCACCTGGCCATCGCCACCCAAAGCGCTTTTTCCTTTATGGCGGACGCCGAGAATTGTTGTGCTTCTAAATGTTTCCATTCTACACTTAAATTTTTCTTCTTAAGCGGGAAACCGGAATCATCATTTGTTCCCGGTACTTAGCCACTGTACGGCGAGCCACTTTAAATCCTTTCTCCTTTAGCATCTCCGCTATTTTTTGATCGTTCAATGGTTTATTGGAATGCTCTTTGTCAATGATTTCCTTAATGATGGATTTAATTTTTTTGTTTGAAACATCGTCTCCGGCATCGCTGTGGATCCGTTCACTAAAAAAATACTTCAACTCAAAAACGCCATGCTCAGTCTGGACATATTTACTATTCGTAACACGGCTAATTGTCGAAATATCCATACCGATTTCATCCGCGATATCCTTCAAAATCATAGGCTTCAGGAAATCCTTTCCACGCCCGAAAAATTCATTTTGTTTTTCGATAATTGTTTCCATCACCCTCAAAATAGTGGCCCGTCTTTGATGAATTGAATTGATTAACCACCTTGCAGACTCCAAACTTTGCCGAATATAATCTCTGGTTTCTTTTGAAGACTTCTTTTTATTCAGTAATAATTTTTTGTATGTATTATTTATTCTAAGATGAGGAATATTCCAATCATTCATGCTAATTTTAAATTCATCTCCCTCTTTTTCAACTACCAGATCCGGAACGATTACATTTTGATGCAAGAGCACATAACCTTCACCAGGTTTAGGATTTAACTTTGTAACTTCTTCGATGACCCGGCGAATGTCATCCAGAGTTAGATCCATCTTCTTGGTTATTTTTTCGTAGCGCTTATTTGTAAAATCTTCAAAATGATCCTTAAGGATGTCAATCGCTATCTCATTGTTAGGATCAATTTCCTCCATTTGAATTAACAGGCATTCCCGAAGATTTCTGGCTCCAATACCAAGCGGATCAAAGTGTTGAATAAT
Protein-coding sequences here:
- the hslV gene encoding ATP-dependent protease subunit HslV, with translation METFRSTTILGVRHKGKSALGGDGQVTFGDAILKLKAKKIRRLYDNSVLAGFAGASADAFTLFERFEKRLDQYSGNLSRSAVELAKEWRTDKYLRGLEAQLVVIDKESMFLISGTGDIIEPDDNILAIGSGGSFALSAASALVKHADLDAKKIVEESLKIAARICIYTSSDLTVAEL
- the rpoN gene encoding RNA polymerase factor sigma-54; this translates as MPNLNLTQRLSMQLKQSPQQVLLSSLLQLPALSLEHKIKLELEMNPLLELDEEMEMELETEIDEDEVNEVDGEVSDDKEAEDEPEKDAMDDFEKEEIDWDAILNDEDTYEFKMPRDDSAEVFDRPEVAQSTLPEHLLSQLHMMSLPEDEIMIGEYIIWNINEGGYLSYETDLIAVNLDVDWDKVEKVLKIIQHFDPLGIGARNLRECLLIQMEEIDPNNEIAIDILKDHFEDFTNKRYEKITKKMDLTLDDIRRVIEEVTKLNPKPGEGYVLLHQNVIVPDLVVEKEGDEFKISMNDWNIPHLRINNTYKKLLLNKKKSSKETRDYIRQSLESARWLINSIHQRRATILRVMETIIEKQNEFFGRGKDFLKPMILKDIADEIGMDISTISRVTNSKYVQTEHGVFELKYFFSERIHSDAGDDVSNKKIKSIIKEIIDKEHSNKPLNDQKIAEMLKEKGFKVARRTVAKYREQMMIPVSRLRRKI